The stretch of DNA CATTGGCAAGCTCATTGCCATAAGAGCCACTGATGCGCCTGCTTGGCCCGTTATTTTCAAGCAATAAGCAATAACAATTTGACGACTGATGAAGTATTTCCGCTTTTGATGCGCGCCGATAATCCTCTTCATACAAATCTTTTAACCTGTGATAGGGAGAGTCGGCGTCTGCAATACATTCAAAGGGGCAGTTGTATGACAGCAATAGTTCAAACAATACAGCTGGATGATAGGCAAGCTCATCGGTGTTGGCGCCATAACCATTGTAATTAATCAAAGTACCAAGCTCTTCTAGCAATTCTTTTTGCTGCTTGTTCAGGCCCGCGTCCGAGGCTAACTCATTCGCCACTTGTGTTAAGTTATCACCATAAGCCGCTGTTATAGCCCAGTTATGAAACTTTCCTTCAAGTAAGTCATCGATAATAAGCGCGGTGCACTTTCGAGCCGACTGCTCGATATGTGTGGTTAAATTAGCTGTATTTGGAATGGGCCCAGGCTTGTGGTGGTCAATGTACAACACCTTAGCCTCAGTTTTAAGCAAAGCAACAAGCGCTTCTTTGTTTTTACGAAGTGAGATATCTAAAATAGTTATCTGAGAATTCGGGTTTACAGCGTCTAACGGGATGTTTTTTACTAGGCTAATGTCACGCTTAATTCCGGTAATTAATTGCGCCGGCCTAGGCTCATGCAAACGTAATTGCAATAACGAAATAATACCGTCGGCATCGCCATTAAATACATCAAAGTTCATATTGCGCCCAAATCACATTATTCAAACCGTTGCATCACACCTATAAATCGTTAATTTTAGTAAACATAACAACTATAAACTTGAGCTATATTTTTTGCATGGCAAAGCTCTATTATTTCGTTGTTATGACGCTTGAGTGTAGTTTGCCGATGGCAATGTGTCATAATACGACTCTGCTATCGCTCGTTCTAATTCTCTATTACTTTCACGCCAGACTAAATCACAAATATCGTCTTTTGGTCTAAAAGCCGTTGGTGCTTCCAACAGAATATGACGCAACATAATTTGATCGCTGTTCAAACATGCTTCTTTTAACTTATTAATTAATATTTCCAACTCCGACCAAGGCAACATCACTTCT from Psychrosphaera aestuarii encodes:
- a CDS encoding DHH family phosphoesterase; protein product: MNFDVFNGDADGIISLLQLRLHEPRPAQLITGIKRDISLVKNIPLDAVNPNSQITILDISLRKNKEALVALLKTEAKVLYIDHHKPGPIPNTANLTTHIEQSARKCTALIIDDLLEGKFHNWAITAAYGDNLTQVANELASDAGLNKQQKELLEELGTLINYNGYGANTDELAYHPAVLFELLLSYNCPFECIADADSPYHRLKDLYEEDYRRASKAEILHQSSNCYCLLLENNGPSRRISGSYGNELANEFPTRAHIILTTLDAEHYLVSLRAPRNRKKGAGDICAQFETGGGRAAAGGINKLSKARVYELIDAVEQYYSESTLKNDMKG